The following proteins are co-located in the uncultured Propionivibrio sp. genome:
- the cysM gene encoding cysteine synthase CysM, which produces MYKTLEDTVGQTPLVRLKRLPGKLVEARGTVVLAKLEGNNPAGSVKDRPALSMIRHAERRGTIRPGDTLIEATSGNTGIALAMAAATSGYRMILVMPENQSVERRQTMRAFGAELVLTPRDGGMELARDVAERMRDDGRGIILDQFANPDNPLAHYEGTGPEIWTETQGRVTHFVSSMGTTGTIMGVSRYLKEQNPAVCIVGCQPEDGSQIPGIRKWPEEYLPKIYERARVDRIEPVSQAEAEEMTRRLAREEGIFAGISSGGAIAAALRVAAEVENATIVTIVCDRGDRYLSTGVFPG; this is translated from the coding sequence ATGTATAAGACTCTTGAGGATACCGTCGGCCAGACGCCGCTGGTACGCCTGAAGCGCCTGCCCGGGAAACTCGTCGAGGCGCGCGGCACGGTGGTGCTGGCCAAGCTCGAAGGCAACAACCCGGCAGGTTCGGTGAAGGACCGTCCGGCGCTGTCGATGATCCGTCACGCCGAACGGCGCGGCACAATCCGGCCCGGAGATACCCTGATCGAGGCGACTTCCGGCAATACCGGGATTGCGCTGGCGATGGCGGCGGCCACCTCTGGCTACCGGATGATTCTCGTCATGCCGGAGAACCAGAGCGTCGAACGACGCCAGACGATGCGGGCTTTCGGCGCTGAGTTGGTGCTGACGCCAAGGGATGGCGGCATGGAACTGGCGCGTGACGTGGCCGAGCGCATGCGCGATGACGGTCGCGGCATCATCCTCGACCAGTTCGCCAATCCGGACAATCCGCTTGCGCATTACGAGGGGACCGGACCGGAAATCTGGACGGAGACGCAGGGGCGCGTGACCCACTTCGTCAGCAGCATGGGGACGACGGGAACGATCATGGGGGTCTCGCGTTACCTCAAGGAACAGAATCCTGCCGTCTGCATCGTCGGCTGTCAGCCTGAGGATGGTTCCCAGATTCCCGGCATCCGCAAGTGGCCGGAAGAGTACCTGCCGAAGATCTACGAGCGGGCGCGTGTCGACCGGATCGAGCCGGTGTCACAGGCGGAGGCCGAGGAAATGACGCGTCGGCTGGCGCGCGAAGAGGGTATTTTTGCTGGTATCTCGTCTGGCGGTGCGATCGCCGCTGCCTTGCGCGTGGCGGCTGAAGTCGAGAACGCGACGATCGTGACGATCGTCTGTGACCGCGGTGATCGCTATTTGTCGACGGGCGTGTTTCCGGGATGA
- the rfaD gene encoding ADP-glyceromanno-heptose 6-epimerase: protein MYTIVTGAAGFIGSNIVKALNDRGETNIIAVDNLTRADKFRNLVDCEVADYLDKEDFLDRLLAGDFDGDVKAIFHEGACSDTMETDGRYMMENNFRYSQDMLDWCLDQQVQFLYASSAATYGASNEFREERAFESPLNVYGYSKFLFDQIVRQRLPQAQSQVVGFRYFNVYGPRESHKGRMASVAFHHYNQFRAEGKVRLFEGCDGYGHGEQKRDFVYVGDVAKVNLFFLDHPEKSGIYNLGTGRAQSFNELAAANVNSCRGLKGGAPLPLAELLKQGLIEYIPFPEALKGKYQSFTQADLSKLRAAGYEAPFASVEEGVAQYVDWMSRHV from the coding sequence ATGTATACCATCGTCACCGGCGCTGCCGGATTCATCGGTTCCAACATCGTCAAGGCGCTTAACGATCGCGGCGAAACCAATATCATTGCTGTCGACAACCTGACCCGTGCCGACAAGTTCCGCAATCTCGTCGATTGCGAGGTGGCGGACTACCTCGACAAGGAGGACTTCCTCGACCGTCTGCTGGCCGGCGATTTCGATGGCGACGTCAAGGCGATCTTCCATGAAGGCGCCTGCTCCGACACGATGGAGACCGACGGGCGTTACATGATGGAGAATAACTTCCGTTATTCGCAGGACATGCTCGACTGGTGTCTCGACCAGCAGGTGCAGTTCCTCTATGCCTCCAGTGCCGCAACCTACGGCGCCAGCAACGAGTTCCGCGAGGAACGGGCGTTCGAGTCGCCGCTCAACGTTTACGGCTATTCCAAATTCCTCTTCGACCAGATCGTGCGTCAGCGCCTGCCTCAGGCGCAATCGCAGGTCGTCGGCTTCCGCTATTTCAACGTCTACGGTCCGCGCGAATCGCACAAGGGGCGCATGGCTTCGGTCGCCTTCCACCATTACAACCAGTTCCGCGCCGAGGGCAAGGTCCGGCTGTTCGAGGGCTGCGACGGCTATGGCCACGGCGAGCAGAAGCGCGACTTCGTCTACGTCGGCGACGTTGCCAAGGTCAATCTCTTCTTCCTCGATCATCCGGAAAAGTCGGGTATTTACAACCTCGGTACTGGCCGCGCCCAGAGCTTCAACGAACTCGCCGCGGCCAACGTCAATAGCTGTCGCGGCCTCAAAGGCGGAGCGCCGCTACCGCTGGCCGAACTGCTCAAGCAGGGGTTGATCGAATATATTCCTTTCCCCGAAGCGCTCAAGGGCAAGTACCAGAGCTTTACCCAGGCCGATCTTTCGAAGCTGCGTGCCGCCGGTTACGAGGCGCCGTTCGCCAGCGTCGAGGAAGGCGTCGCGCAGTATGTCGATTGGATGAGCCGTCATGTATAA
- the rfaE1 gene encoding D-glycero-beta-D-manno-heptose-7-phosphate kinase: protein MVLGDFSKVRLLVVGDVMLDRYWFGDVSRISPEAPVPVVKIERSEERPGGAANVARNAAALGAQVSLLALVGKDEPGESLRRLVEAGGIDASLYVDEGITTTVKLRVIGRQQQLLRIDFENPPSHEVLLAKLSEFERRLPDCDAVLFSDYGKGGLTHISEMIRLARAAGKVVLVDPKGDDYSIYAGATVITPNRSEMRQVVGRWKDDAELESKAVALRQQLGLEALLVTRSEEGMSLFHAGGAIHEKAVAREVFDVSGAGDTVIATLAVMLAHRAPWAEAIHVANIAAGIVVAKLGTAVCPRDELEAALK, encoded by the coding sequence ATGGTACTTGGAGATTTTTCGAAGGTCCGCCTGCTCGTCGTCGGCGACGTCATGCTGGATCGCTACTGGTTCGGTGATGTCTCGCGCATTTCGCCGGAAGCGCCGGTGCCGGTCGTCAAGATCGAGCGTAGCGAAGAGCGCCCCGGCGGCGCTGCCAACGTTGCGCGGAACGCTGCGGCGCTCGGCGCGCAGGTGTCGCTGCTGGCGCTGGTCGGCAAGGATGAGCCGGGCGAAAGCCTACGCCGGCTGGTCGAGGCCGGTGGCATCGACGCCAGCCTTTATGTCGATGAAGGCATCACGACGACGGTCAAGCTGCGCGTGATCGGCCGCCAACAACAACTGCTGCGCATCGATTTTGAAAATCCGCCCTCGCACGAGGTGCTGCTGGCCAAACTGTCAGAGTTCGAACGGCGTTTGCCGGACTGCGATGCCGTGCTGTTCTCCGATTACGGCAAGGGCGGACTGACGCACATCAGCGAAATGATCCGGTTGGCCAGGGCCGCTGGAAAAGTAGTACTCGTCGACCCCAAGGGCGATGACTACAGCATCTATGCCGGGGCGACGGTGATCACGCCGAATCGATCCGAAATGCGCCAGGTCGTCGGTCGCTGGAAGGACGATGCCGAACTCGAAAGCAAGGCCGTGGCCCTGCGCCAGCAGCTTGGACTGGAAGCCCTGCTGGTCACCCGCAGCGAGGAGGGCATGTCGCTCTTCCACGCCGGCGGTGCCATTCACGAAAAGGCCGTGGCGCGCGAAGTGTTCGACGTTTCCGGTGCCGGTGACACCGTCATCGCGACGCTGGCCGTGATGCTTGCCCACCGCGCCCCGTGGGCTGAGGCGATCCATGTGGCGAATATTGCCGCCGGCATCGTCGTCGCCAAACTGGGTACGGCGGTCTGTCCGCGCGACGAACTCGAAGCCGCCCTGAAATAA